The following proteins are co-located in the Echinicola sp. 20G genome:
- a CDS encoding heparinase II/III family protein — protein sequence MLDVILSIMRKPKLVLAFILLFISEFIFAQEKRDLLQHDLEKANMDTWHNDPVGIFPDKASLKKNFDKLPDGVLEQIQVDAQTAFKYEWPSIPASAYLDFVRNGNRTRMQNFQNQRTSVLKSLVMAELLEQEGKYLDPIADAIWALCEQSTWVLSAHLGPQKGGAGVPNIADPLIDLGSGEVANLLAWVYFYFRSDLENVSPLLVQRLENEIKERIITPYLARDDFWWMGFDSSFVNNWNPWCNYNVLLATFLVEEDQAIKQQVYEKSMRSVDQFINYYKSDGACEEGPAYWDHAGGKMLEYLALIHQISSNEIYIGDQSLIKNMGNYIRKTHIAGEYYVNFADASASLKAHPGIIYRYGKYVSDEKLKGFAVDIAQQVDFSDAPLNGSLDRMLHNLSLYTELLRQSPYTSPESYFLYPETEIIGGRSREGFFFAAKGGHNNESHNHNDVGSFILYFQGKPVLVDLGVETYSAKTFSSERYEIWTMQSDFHNLPKINGFSQKSGKKYSAQKVDFDIGRSFLRFDLDISKSYPTEAACKHWNRTYTLNRERAKFDITDQFELEQFHSKSELHFMCYDKPVEIGKGVVKIGENDGKDIILKYPYQDLCLKILNFEMKDARLQKAWNRAEVFQILFTQREEKRRDEWHISVMIR from the coding sequence ATGCTTGATGTAATACTTTCTATTATGCGGAAACCCAAGTTAGTTTTAGCTTTTATTCTTTTGTTTATTTCAGAATTTATTTTCGCTCAAGAAAAACGCGATTTATTACAACATGACCTTGAAAAAGCCAATATGGATACTTGGCATAATGATCCGGTAGGAATTTTCCCGGATAAAGCTTCTTTGAAGAAAAACTTTGATAAACTTCCTGATGGTGTATTAGAGCAAATTCAAGTTGATGCTCAAACAGCTTTCAAATATGAATGGCCGAGTATCCCGGCCTCTGCTTATCTGGACTTTGTGCGGAATGGCAATAGGACAAGGATGCAAAATTTTCAGAATCAAAGGACATCAGTGCTAAAAAGTTTGGTTATGGCTGAGCTATTAGAGCAAGAGGGAAAATACCTGGACCCAATAGCTGATGCCATTTGGGCATTGTGTGAACAGTCTACTTGGGTATTGTCTGCTCATTTAGGACCGCAAAAGGGAGGCGCTGGAGTTCCAAACATAGCTGATCCGCTAATCGATTTGGGCTCTGGGGAAGTAGCCAATTTGTTGGCTTGGGTGTACTTTTATTTTCGGAGTGACCTAGAAAATGTTTCCCCGCTGTTGGTGCAACGATTAGAAAATGAAATTAAAGAAAGGATCATTACTCCTTACCTCGCTAGGGATGATTTTTGGTGGATGGGATTTGATTCATCATTTGTAAATAATTGGAATCCATGGTGTAATTACAATGTCTTGTTAGCTACTTTTCTTGTAGAAGAAGACCAAGCTATCAAGCAACAAGTATATGAAAAGAGTATGCGTTCTGTGGATCAGTTTATTAACTATTATAAATCAGATGGAGCATGTGAAGAAGGGCCTGCCTATTGGGACCATGCTGGGGGAAAGATGTTAGAATACCTTGCGTTGATCCATCAAATTTCTTCAAATGAAATTTATATTGGGGATCAGTCTTTGATTAAAAATATGGGTAATTATATTCGTAAAACCCATATAGCGGGCGAGTATTATGTGAACTTCGCAGATGCTTCTGCTAGCTTAAAGGCTCACCCAGGGATTATTTATAGGTATGGTAAGTATGTTTCAGATGAAAAGTTAAAGGGATTTGCTGTGGATATTGCACAGCAAGTCGATTTTTCAGACGCTCCTTTAAATGGAAGCTTAGACAGAATGTTACATAATCTGAGTTTGTATACTGAATTATTGAGGCAGTCTCCGTATACAAGTCCCGAGTCCTATTTTTTATATCCGGAAACAGAAATCATTGGAGGAAGGTCCAGAGAAGGTTTCTTTTTTGCTGCCAAAGGAGGACATAATAATGAAAGCCACAATCATAATGATGTAGGTTCTTTTATCCTCTACTTTCAAGGGAAACCTGTTTTAGTTGACCTAGGGGTAGAGACATATTCAGCGAAAACATTTAGCAGTGAGCGATATGAGATATGGACGATGCAGTCTGATTTTCATAACCTTCCCAAAATCAATGGTTTTTCCCAAAAGTCTGGTAAAAAATATAGTGCGCAAAAAGTTGATTTTGATATTGGGAGAAGTTTTCTGAGGTTTGATTTAGATATCAGCAAATCCTATCCTACTGAGGCAGCTTGTAAGCATTGGAACAGAACCTATACGCTTAATAGAGAACGCGCAAAATTCGATATAACAGACCAGTTTGAGTTGGAACAATTTCATTCCAAAAGTGAACTCCATTTCATGTGTTATGATAAGCCAGTGGAGATAGGAAAAGGTGTGGTGAAGATCGGAGAAAATGATGGCAAGGATATTATATTGAAATATCCTTATCAAGACCTGTGCTTGAAAATATTAAACTTTGAAATGAAAGATGCCAGACTTCAAAAAGCTTGGAACCGAGCGGAAGTATTTCAAATTCTTTTCACTCAAAGAGAGGAAAAAAGGCGTGACGAATGGCATATTTCGGTGATGATTAGGTGA